The following proteins come from a genomic window of Proteinivorax hydrogeniformans:
- a CDS encoding GNAT family N-acetyltransferase, with product MSLMLENLSLKPITEDNLDDLLSLQNEIVKQINSDEMFEPETKDGLLPLIENDKIYILGCYTDQTLIAYGTLLFPKFDKENLGYDLEFAKEELPFVAHVDSIAVHPKYRGLGLQTFIGNYLGSIAKNQGFKHLMSTVSPDNFHSINNVFKQGYKIKKLTSKYGGKKRYIFYKEVK from the coding sequence ATGTCTTTGATGTTAGAGAATCTAAGTTTAAAACCAATTACAGAGGATAACCTTGATGATTTACTTTCCTTACAAAACGAAATTGTAAAACAAATTAATAGTGATGAGATGTTCGAACCCGAAACTAAAGATGGTCTATTACCTCTAATTGAAAACGACAAAATATATATACTAGGTTGTTATACCGATCAAACTTTAATTGCTTACGGAACTTTGTTGTTTCCCAAGTTTGATAAGGAAAACTTAGGGTACGATCTAGAATTTGCAAAAGAGGAACTTCCCTTTGTTGCTCACGTTGATAGCATTGCTGTTCATCCTAAATACAGAGGGTTAGGTCTACAAACTTTTATAGGAAATTATTTAGGTAGTATTGCTAAAAATCAAGGCTTTAAACACTTAATGTCCACAGTATCACCGGATAATTTTCATAGTATCAATAACGTTTTTAAACAGGGTTACAAAATAAAGAAACTTACAAGCAAGTATGGTGGAAAAAAAAGATACATCTTTTATAAAGAGGTAAAATAA
- the istA gene encoding IS21 family transposase, whose amino-acid sequence MKIEMDMYQQIRKRYLNGESQRSIAKSLGISRQSVKKYCDGSAHPEKRKEYNRSPVKVTKEVEDFIIGCLKSDEEDNIKKQKHTAKRIYERLVDEKEFTGGESTIRNAVKKLRAEQLVPPQSNVPLSYEPGEAIQIDWGEATAYLDDKKRKLYTFCARLCYSCDIFVQVFRAANEQAFLEAQQRMFDFFGGVPRRVIFDNAKVAVKEGFGTYAKPQDKYFSFSAHYAFELEFCNPGKGNEKGLVENLVGYSRRNFLVPLPRVSSIEELNQKLLEDCLKYREKHHIKGRSNAVNVMYQEEKQFLNPIPPYRFDTSKTKIVSVDDYSTACYERNYYSVPTKYLRKDVTVKGYGNDIQIFYQNEEIATHIRNYYSGKTEYKLEHYIDLIERKPRSVFNAKPVKQNVTEELLIWGKQLPGGNREMVKLLRLCLDYGEEYILSIKEAIPGHIVPTVDMIRAHLSKPVDTPVLNLNKEIAVEEVDLNKYDKKYGMVVQ is encoded by the coding sequence GTGAAAATTGAAATGGATATGTATCAACAGATTCGCAAGCGATATCTAAACGGAGAGTCTCAAAGATCTATTGCAAAGAGTTTAGGCATCTCACGTCAATCGGTAAAAAAGTATTGTGACGGGTCAGCGCATCCAGAAAAAAGAAAGGAGTATAACAGAAGCCCAGTTAAAGTTACAAAAGAAGTAGAAGACTTTATCATAGGTTGTCTTAAGTCAGATGAAGAGGATAATATTAAAAAGCAAAAACATACTGCTAAACGCATATATGAACGACTTGTTGATGAGAAAGAATTTACAGGTGGTGAATCAACTATACGAAATGCTGTAAAAAAACTACGTGCAGAACAGTTAGTTCCACCTCAAAGCAATGTTCCTCTATCATATGAGCCAGGTGAGGCAATTCAGATAGACTGGGGCGAAGCCACAGCCTACCTCGATGATAAGAAAAGAAAATTGTATACTTTTTGCGCTAGGCTATGTTACAGCTGTGATATCTTTGTACAAGTCTTTAGAGCCGCCAATGAACAGGCTTTTTTAGAAGCGCAACAACGTATGTTTGATTTCTTTGGAGGAGTCCCCAGGCGAGTAATTTTTGATAATGCTAAAGTTGCAGTTAAAGAGGGTTTTGGAACCTATGCAAAACCACAAGATAAGTACTTTTCCTTCAGTGCCCATTATGCCTTTGAACTAGAGTTTTGTAACCCTGGTAAAGGAAACGAAAAGGGCCTTGTAGAAAACTTAGTTGGCTATTCTAGAAGAAATTTTTTAGTCCCTCTACCTAGGGTATCAAGTATAGAAGAGTTGAATCAAAAGCTACTGGAAGATTGCTTAAAGTACAGAGAAAAGCACCATATCAAAGGTCGCTCGAATGCTGTAAATGTAATGTACCAAGAAGAAAAACAGTTTTTAAATCCGATTCCCCCGTACCGGTTTGATACAAGCAAAACTAAAATTGTTTCCGTTGATGATTACTCCACAGCTTGCTATGAAAGAAACTACTACTCTGTCCCTACCAAGTATTTAAGAAAGGATGTAACTGTAAAAGGCTACGGTAATGACATCCAAATTTTTTATCAGAATGAAGAAATAGCTACACATATAAGAAACTACTACTCAGGAAAAACAGAGTATAAGTTAGAACATTACATAGACTTAATTGAAAGAAAACCACGCTCTGTTTTCAATGCTAAACCAGTTAAGCAAAATGTTACTGAAGAGCTTTTAATATGGGGCAAACAACTCCCCGGTGGTAACAGAGAAATGGTTAAACTCCTTCGCCTATGTCTAGACTATGGCGAAGAATATATACTTAGCATTAAAGAGGCGATTCCTGGGCATATTGTGCCAACTGTTGATATGATTAGAGCCCATTTAAGCAAACCTGTAGACACCCCTGTATTGAATCTAAATAAAGAGATAGCTGTCGAGGAGGTAGATTTAAATAAATACGATAAAAAATATGGAATGGTGGTGCAATAA